In Arachis hypogaea cultivar Tifrunner chromosome 7, arahy.Tifrunner.gnm2.J5K5, whole genome shotgun sequence, the genomic window TTCTGGAGCCTTCGCAGACTGGTCAGCCCCTTCTTCCTCCGCCAGAGTTGCTGCTCCCGTCGACGACCTCTCTCTCGGTTTCAATGCGGGACCCCCTACCACCGCCGGACCCACCGCCGCCGCACCTCAAGGAATGTGGCCTTCCAGGTCCCTCAACTACGGCCTCGCACCTCCCGACATGCCTCCAGGAATGGTTGGACTCCGCGACGTCTTCGTCGTCGCTCCGGCCTCCtccttccaccaccaccaccaccaccacaacgaTGCCGTCTTGTCCTCCTCCGATCTTCACCATCTCAGCAACAATTCCTCCAACAATCCCGCAACTGCACTCGGCGTTGGAGTTGGAGTCGGTGTCATCCCTCTCCTCACCGCAACGCCGTGTCTCGATCAGGAAAATATTCTCACCGGAAGAACCAGAACCGCCGCCTCTGGAGGTACTACCGGCGGCGGAATTCAATTCTGGCAGGAACAACAACCGCATCATCATCAGTACCTGAAGAAGCAGGGTTTTATAGACCACAATATCGGAGCCAATTTGGTTCCCGGTGGAGGCAGCGGAAGCGGCAGCGGCGATGGCGGTGCTTCCAACAGTGGCGGTGGAACAACCACGTGTCAAGATTGCGGGAACCAAGCGAAGAAGGATTGTGCACATAGGAGGTGCAGAACTTGCTGCAAGAGTAGGGGTTTTGATTGCCCTACTCACGTGAAGAGCACGTGGGTTCCAGCTGCGCGCCGGAGGGAGCGCCAGCTCATCACTGGCACGACTCCGTCGACGGCCGCTGCGGTTGCCGGTTCTAGCGGTTCAACTTCCGGCGCCAAGAAACCTCGGTTGATTTCTTCACAGACAACAACAAATTCTCACACTTCAACTTCCAACACCACTCCTCCTAGAAGCTTCGACACTTCTTCTAGCCATCAaggtttctcttcttccttcctcCGCTTTTTAATTTCATGGCGGGATTATTAACCCAACTATGTTAGATATTAGGGATCTAATACCATGAATTTGGAACACCAAACTATGCATAACTTCATGCAATGATAACCTACTTTTTATTGCGGTGTTTACTGCAACGAAAACATTACGAAGTCGATACTGTGAAGTATGAACTATTAATGGTTGACATGTTTGACCGAATCGTCTTCGTGGAAGTAACTGCTTTTTGTTATACCTTTGTTGTTACGGTGAGATCGTACCAGTGCTAAAAATGCTAAAGCATTAGGGTCAAGTTAGTATTAGTACTTTTTATTTGTATGTTTATGATGAACGAAAGTTTGAGGTTGAAGTATGGTTTGAAATTGCAGATGCGAGTTTCAAGGAGAAATTGCCTGGTCAAATAAGAGCACCAGCAGTGTTCAAGTGTGTGAGAGTCACGTCAGTGGACGATGAACAAGATGAGTATGCATATCAAGCCGTTGTGAAGATCGGTGGCCGTGTCTTCAAAGGCTTTCTCTATGATCAAGGCCATCAGAATCATAGTAATAGAGATagcaataatagtaataataatgtgTATCCTAATCTTTCTGAGCTCCATTTAGGTGGTGGCGGCGGTGGTGGCAGCGGCGGTGGTGGTAGAAATGGGGTTTCATCATCCTCCCCAATGCTTGATCCTTCTGATGTTTATGCAGCttcaggtggtggtggtggtggtgttggggGGTTACTGGGAGGTTCAACCTATGGTAATCCAataaattgattatatatattatgaacTTTGTTGtgtctttcttttttgttttcatttctaAGTGCAAAATATTAGTATATGGCACTTAAAAAAGGGCTtaatttaactttattttattgtagtctctAATTcaattctctttcttcttttgcttattAGATATTATTCTCAAGAAAGAGTTTGGGGATTGGGTGGTATTATTATTAGTCTGATCTattgatttttctttctttctttgtaggctttgtattttttttaatctccCTTTTTTCTTTCCACCTATGTCACTCTTTCttgcatcatcatcttcttccacTTTTAGTTATTTTGGTTTCTGTTCTTTCTCTCTTCACCCTTTTAATTTGTCATTTCATGAGATGATCTATGTCTTAAAAGATATATGGTTGATGTACCAAATTAACCTGAAAGTAggaaccaaaaaaaaataaata contains:
- the LOC112702101 gene encoding protein LATERAL ROOT PRIMORDIUM 1; amino-acid sequence: MWPSRSLNYGLAPPDMPPGMVGLRDVFVVAPASSFHHHHHHHNDAVLSSSDLHHLSNNSSNNPATALGVGVGVGVIPLLTATPCLDQENILTGRTRTAASGGTTGGGIQFWQEQQPHHHQYLKKQGFIDHNIGANLVPGGGSGSGSGDGGASNSGGGTTTCQDCGNQAKKDCAHRRCRTCCKSRGFDCPTHVKSTWVPAARRRERQLITGTTPSTAAAVAGSSGSTSGAKKPRLISSQTTTNSHTSTSNTTPPRSFDTSSSHQDASFKEKLPGQIRAPAVFKCVRVTSVDDEQDEYAYQAVVKIGGRVFKGFLYDQGHQNHSNRDSNNSNNNVYPNLSELHLGGGGGGGSGGGGRNGVSSSSPMLDPSDVYAASGGGGGGVGGLLGGSTYGNPIN